The following proteins are co-located in the Herpetosiphonaceae bacterium genome:
- a CDS encoding AAA family ATPase, which yields MDEPMPLRDAAQQFGVKVDRLRRAAWDGRLNARLLGNQWVVVPSEVQRFLREGGRRTPTEPAQRREGEYMARIIAVAVPKGGTGKTTTTINLGAALAEQGKRVLLVDFDPQGSLTLALGMRPDDQEQTIYSAMKYYLSTFEPQLDLAIRQTPTGADLVPATIRLNLANAELTIAPQGELVLKKLLTPLAPRYDIILIDTLPYLGILVENALVAAHEVLIPLEAEYLATESVSLMLQQIQFMRKSGLNPELGVSGILLTHVDTRTVLNRQFADFARKEFGHQVHVFETVIKRSVRFPESQAFHQSILQYDPQGEGARAYRAVAEEILHAAD from the coding sequence GTGGACGAACCCATGCCGCTGCGCGACGCAGCGCAGCAATTCGGCGTAAAAGTAGATCGACTCCGCCGGGCTGCCTGGGATGGCCGCCTCAATGCCCGGCTGCTGGGAAACCAGTGGGTTGTGGTGCCGTCGGAGGTGCAGCGCTTTTTACGGGAAGGCGGTCGTCGAACACCTACGGAACCCGCGCAGCGGCGGGAAGGAGAGTATATGGCGCGTATCATCGCCGTCGCGGTCCCAAAAGGGGGCACGGGCAAGACCACCACGACGATCAACCTCGGCGCGGCGCTGGCGGAGCAAGGCAAGCGGGTGTTACTGGTGGACTTCGATCCTCAGGGAAGCTTGACCCTGGCGCTCGGCATGCGGCCCGACGATCAGGAGCAGACCATCTATAGTGCGATGAAGTACTACCTGAGCACGTTCGAGCCGCAGCTCGATCTGGCGATCCGGCAAACGCCGACCGGCGCAGACCTGGTTCCGGCAACGATTCGGTTAAACCTGGCGAACGCTGAGCTGACGATTGCGCCACAGGGTGAGCTTGTCCTCAAGAAGCTGCTCACGCCGCTGGCGCCGCGCTATGACATTATCCTGATCGATACCCTGCCCTACCTTGGGATTCTGGTCGAGAATGCGCTGGTGGCGGCGCATGAGGTGTTGATCCCGCTGGAGGCGGAGTATCTGGCGACGGAGTCGGTTTCGTTGATGTTGCAGCAGATTCAGTTTATGCGCAAGTCCGGCCTTAATCCAGAGCTTGGGGTCAGCGGTATCCTGCTGACCCATGTGGATACCCGCACCGTATTAAACCGGCAGTTTGCCGATTTCGCCCGCAAGGAGTTTGGTCATCAGGTCCACGTCTTCGAGACGGTGATCAAGCGCTCGGTCCGCTTCCCGGAGTCGCAGGCGTTTCATCAGTCGATCTTGCAGTATGATCCGCAAGGAGAAGGCGCGCGCGCCTACCGGGCGGTGGCCGAGGAGATCCTTCATGCGGCGGACTAA
- a CDS encoding flavodoxin domain-containing protein — MNTPILIAYATRYGSTQEVAEVIAATLRQQGLVADLQPMGSVQTLDGYGAVVLGAALYMFHWPKDALRFLSRHRAALTERPVAVFALGPVHDPHDEQEWQASRAQLDQELARFPWLTPIAVALFGGTFDPAKLRFPMNWLAGKAPASDARDWTAIRSWAHDLAAALAPALQETQAQR; from the coding sequence ATGAACACCCCAATTTTGATCGCGTATGCCACGCGCTACGGCTCAACGCAGGAAGTCGCCGAGGTCATCGCCGCGACGCTGCGCCAGCAGGGACTTGTAGCCGATCTTCAGCCGATGGGAAGCGTGCAGACGCTCGACGGGTACGGCGCGGTCGTGCTGGGGGCGGCGCTGTATATGTTCCATTGGCCCAAGGACGCCCTCCGTTTCCTGTCGCGCCACCGTGCAGCCCTTACCGAACGACCGGTGGCCGTGTTCGCACTCGGCCCGGTGCACGATCCGCATGATGAGCAGGAATGGCAAGCTTCACGCGCGCAGCTCGATCAAGAACTCGCCAGGTTCCCCTGGCTGACACCGATCGCCGTTGCGCTGTTTGGCGGCACGTTCGACCCGGCGAAGCTCCGCTTCCCGATGAATTGGCTTGCCGGTAAGGCACCAGCTAGCGACGCACGCGACTGGACGGCGATTCGCTCCTGGGCGCACGATCTGGCCGCAGCGCTTGCGCCTGCTTTGCAGGAAACGCAGGCGCAGCGATGA
- a CDS encoding helix-turn-helix transcriptional regulator yields MADEHEQVYSLGAWLRRRRKALDLTHAVVAQCVGCEESTIRKLETDDRAPSVSAAAVA; encoded by the coding sequence ATGGCCGATGAGCATGAGCAGGTCTATTCGCTGGGCGCGTGGCTCCGCCGCCGTCGGAAAGCGCTGGATCTGACTCACGCCGTCGTCGCCCAGTGCGTGGGCTGTGAAGAAAGCACGATCCGCAAACTGGAGACGGATGACCGCGCGCCGTCCGTCTCGGCTGCTGCCGTGGCGTGA
- a CDS encoding ParB/RepB/Spo0J family partition protein: MRRTKNFVNRDARPQSATEADFEALFARHASARQTELGDIAVDRIRPNPFQARHTFSGIDELAQVIRAQGFTTRLRVRRDPGDPGAFQLVYGERRLRAAKQAGLTMIPCEIADHTDEELIEIGLAENIQRQDLDPLEEAQAFRTFMEQRGYTIVRLADRIGKDRSYVESRLALLRTPEDVQQMVAQRPDTIRAAREIAKLPTADERRPLIEGMLVGTLSKEDVRAIVRETGEAADEQAGRAGGRHPQPDHERRPDAAQELERRMERDRHTLRTITARWEKAASSASSVQRTRMLQLIEQHLVDLERLTETLRNPRSK; this comes from the coding sequence ATGCGGCGGACTAAGAACTTCGTTAACCGGGATGCCCGTCCCCAGTCGGCGACCGAGGCGGATTTTGAGGCGCTCTTTGCCCGTCATGCCTCGGCGCGCCAGACCGAGCTTGGCGACATTGCCGTCGATCGCATCCGCCCGAACCCGTTTCAGGCCCGGCACACCTTCAGCGGTATCGATGAGCTGGCACAGGTCATTCGGGCGCAGGGCTTTACAACGCGCTTGCGGGTCCGCCGCGATCCCGGCGACCCAGGAGCCTTTCAGCTGGTCTATGGCGAGCGGCGTCTTCGGGCGGCAAAACAGGCCGGCCTGACCATGATTCCCTGCGAGATCGCCGATCATACCGACGAGGAGTTGATCGAGATTGGGCTGGCCGAAAACATCCAGCGCCAGGATCTCGACCCGCTTGAAGAGGCGCAGGCGTTCCGCACTTTCATGGAGCAGCGCGGATACACGATCGTACGGCTTGCGGATCGGATCGGGAAAGACCGCAGCTATGTCGAGAGTCGGCTGGCGCTCTTGCGAACGCCGGAGGATGTGCAGCAGATGGTCGCGCAGCGCCCGGATACGATTCGGGCGGCTCGTGAGATCGCCAAATTGCCGACGGCGGACGAGCGCCGTCCCCTGATCGAGGGAATGCTCGTCGGCACGTTAAGCAAAGAGGATGTGCGGGCAATTGTCCGTGAGACAGGAGAAGCGGCCGATGAGCAGGCAGGGCGTGCGGGAGGCCGCCACCCTCAACCAGACCACGAACGCCGACCCGATGCGGCACAGGAGCTTGAGCGGCGCATGGAGCGCGACCGGCACACCTTGCGCACGATTACGGCACGTTGGGAAAAGGCCGCATCGTCGGCGAGCTCCGTTCAGCGCACGCGGATGCTGCAGCTGATCGAGCAACACCTCGTCGATCTCGAGCGGCTGACGGAGACGCTCCGCAACCCCCGATCAAAATAA
- a CDS encoding ATP-binding protein has protein sequence MGVSARLPHDSPKYAQRWIVGMIVRARHDSPKYAQRWIVGTGLIRQRRAADARHGRYAIIRQQELRTMSHLMPEIMDGRIDGFSVRNATLADLDLTLVTAHIVNTLERDKFERGEVRPDDPVGFLERYRCVIMRDGEPVPTMAGILMFGARPQYFFPHADVGLGHFPGSVPSTIDAFHLKRYGGTLTSQIDEVERYLWQQTRRGFTVGEGARRVEQPEYPRAVIRELTVNAIAHRDYNIIGQYTRISMFSDRIEWISPGGLPPGITLDNILHEQYARNPTIAEILWQAGYIERFGLGLDTCMQELRRAGLPELKLIDGRVSFTARIYNRHSPTIQALTPFRVQLLEYAREKGYLNMEQARVLNRQLPPEDQRSDNSLLNDIKALKDLGLLTQVGKGKNTAYVPVPDVQV, from the coding sequence GTGGGCGTCAGCGCCCGCCTCCCCCACGATTCCCCCAAATACGCCCAACGATGGATTGTGGGAATGATCGTCCGCGCTCGTCACGATTCCCCCAAATACGCCCAACGATGGATTGTGGGTACTGGCTTGATCCGTCAGCGTCGAGCAGCCGACGCGCGGCATGGCCGCTATGCTATAATTCGGCAACAGGAGTTGCGTACGATGTCACATCTCATGCCGGAGATTATGGACGGGCGCATTGACGGATTTTCCGTCAGGAACGCGACCCTGGCCGACCTTGATCTCACCTTGGTGACGGCCCATATCGTCAATACGCTTGAGCGCGATAAGTTCGAGCGTGGCGAAGTTCGACCGGATGATCCCGTCGGGTTTCTTGAGCGCTACCGCTGCGTGATCATGCGGGATGGCGAGCCTGTACCGACGATGGCGGGGATCCTCATGTTCGGCGCCCGCCCGCAGTACTTCTTTCCGCACGCCGATGTTGGCCTCGGTCACTTCCCCGGTAGTGTGCCAAGCACGATCGATGCGTTCCACCTGAAGCGCTACGGCGGAACCCTGACCAGCCAGATCGATGAGGTTGAGCGGTATCTCTGGCAGCAGACCCGACGGGGATTTACGGTTGGAGAGGGCGCGCGCCGCGTGGAGCAGCCGGAGTATCCGCGCGCGGTGATTCGTGAGCTGACGGTAAACGCCATCGCCCACCGGGACTACAATATCATCGGGCAGTACACCCGCATCTCGATGTTCTCCGACCGCATCGAATGGATCTCGCCCGGCGGACTCCCGCCTGGAATCACGCTCGACAATATCCTGCACGAGCAGTATGCCCGCAATCCCACGATCGCAGAGATCCTGTGGCAAGCCGGCTATATCGAACGCTTTGGGCTTGGTCTTGATACCTGTATGCAAGAGCTGCGTCGGGCCGGCTTGCCCGAGCTCAAGCTGATCGATGGCCGCGTGTCGTTTACCGCACGGATCTACAATCGCCACTCACCGACGATCCAGGCGCTGACGCCGTTCCGCGTGCAGCTGCTAGAGTATGCGCGGGAAAAGGGCTATCTCAATATGGAGCAGGCGCGCGTGCTGAACCGGCAACTGCCGCCGGAAGATCAGCGCTCCGACAACTCGTTGCTCAACGATATTAAGGCGCTGAAGGATCTCGGGTTGCTGACGCAGGTGGGCAAGGGCAAGAACACGGCGTACGTGCCGGTGCCGGATGTCCAGGTGTGA
- a CDS encoding dihydrofolate reductase family protein, giving the protein MSVAVLFMSMSLDGYIADTTDRLGGDDGNRLHQWALNPDGESFRSSWPAGAFVDEINATGAVLVGRRTAEVVDHWGGDHHGVPIFVVSHRPPGPSAATYPLVTYVTDGIVSAMAQAKAAAGDRNVLVHGAYTAQRALEAGVLDEVQIHQIPVLLGGGRRLFEELPSRVELEIVRVIDTPEATHIRYRIRR; this is encoded by the coding sequence ATGTCTGTAGCAGTGCTCTTCATGTCGATGTCCCTCGACGGCTACATCGCCGACACCACCGATCGCCTCGGTGGCGACGATGGCAACCGGCTGCACCAGTGGGCGCTCAACCCGGACGGCGAGTCCTTCCGGTCGTCCTGGCCGGCTGGAGCGTTCGTCGACGAAATCAACGCGACCGGCGCGGTCCTCGTGGGTCGGCGGACCGCCGAGGTTGTCGATCACTGGGGCGGGGACCATCACGGGGTCCCGATCTTCGTGGTCAGCCACCGGCCGCCCGGCCCGTCCGCCGCGACCTATCCGTTGGTGACGTATGTGACCGATGGGATCGTCAGCGCGATGGCCCAGGCGAAGGCCGCCGCCGGGGACCGCAACGTGCTGGTGCATGGCGCGTACACGGCGCAACGGGCGCTCGAGGCCGGGGTGCTGGACGAGGTGCAGATCCACCAGATCCCGGTGCTGCTCGGAGGTGGCCGTCGGCTATTCGAGGAGTTGCCGTCGCGCGTCGAGCTGGAGATCGTGCGGGTGATCGACACGCCGGAGGCCACGCACATCCGCTACCGCATTCGCCGCTGA
- a CDS encoding class I SAM-dependent methyltransferase, whose translation MIVPRVDVEEIGAGTGLLLFRIAPHCSRYWATNFSKSALDLLQRQLRMLEQALPQVILFHRPADDFTGIEPESFDMIVINSVIQYFPSIHYLLRVLEGAVTAVRAGGKIFVGDVRSFPLLQVFHASVQYHHAPASASKADVRQRVQQRVSQEQELVVAPAFFTALSRHLPRIGAVELQLKSGRYHNELTRFRYDVVLHVEPDRAADGEPAWLEWHAGLTLPMMRHALEETRPRAFGIRQVPNAPLVTEMGILDWLMGSGGPETVGERRTALPISQHTDAIDPADLWALGKELAYTVSIRWSGDGAPGSYDVLFISGTDEAATGIAAPPEVVGVFGW comes from the coding sequence GTGATAGTTCCACGTGTCGATGTCGAGGAGATCGGCGCTGGAACTGGCCTGCTGCTTTTCCGCATCGCACCCCACTGCTCGCGCTACTGGGCAACCAATTTCTCCAAAAGTGCGCTCGATCTGCTGCAGCGGCAGTTGAGGATGCTTGAGCAGGCGCTCCCGCAGGTCATACTCTTCCATCGTCCGGCAGACGATTTTACCGGCATCGAGCCGGAATCATTCGACATGATCGTGATCAACTCGGTGATTCAGTACTTCCCAAGTATTCACTATTTGCTGCGCGTACTGGAAGGCGCGGTAACAGCCGTGCGGGCGGGTGGTAAGATCTTTGTAGGCGATGTCCGCAGCTTTCCGCTGCTCCAGGTGTTTCACGCATCGGTTCAGTATCATCACGCTCCGGCCTCGGCTTCAAAGGCAGACGTGCGTCAGCGTGTCCAGCAGCGGGTCAGCCAGGAGCAGGAATTGGTCGTCGCGCCCGCGTTCTTCACGGCGTTATCACGACACCTGCCCCGGATCGGCGCGGTCGAGCTTCAGCTAAAGTCCGGTCGCTACCATAATGAATTGACCCGATTTCGTTACGATGTGGTGCTGCATGTGGAGCCTGACCGCGCCGCTGATGGCGAGCCTGCCTGGCTGGAATGGCATGCGGGCTTGACGCTGCCGATGATGCGCCACGCCCTGGAAGAAACCAGGCCGCGCGCGTTCGGGATTCGGCAGGTGCCAAACGCGCCGCTTGTCACGGAAATGGGCATTCTCGACTGGCTGATGGGCAGTGGCGGGCCTGAAACGGTTGGCGAACGACGAACAGCGCTGCCCATCAGCCAGCACACAGACGCCATTGACCCGGCGGACCTGTGGGCCTTGGGCAAAGAGCTTGCCTACACCGTCTCCATACGCTGGTCAGGCGATGGCGCGCCTGGCTCCTACGATGTCCTCTTTATATCCGGTACGGACGAAGCGGCTACCGGCATCGCTGCTCCCCCGGAGGTCGTAGGCGTATTTGGGTGGTGA
- a CDS encoding DnaA N-terminal domain-containing protein yields MNPTFDPRMTVFFGDAVLRAGFLPTPHLFLRHYVELGLDSTLAMFVLQLMETTWDLGTPPRTSRDFAQRMGVGTKAIQRYTSRVEALGLLHVIPQFDASGAQVENRYDLSPLFTRLAALVAERSYRQERRVPFRKTIEAQHQAAQPGSRPAMKNRRAARRVSPPVDTHGGEGQIRPDPSDQAIWRGPDQVIPGPRIDRSGLKETLRISNKQQEAALHDALPMGGKPDQAANQSRQQAAWSIRQQRPLTCEEIACSHTVLTRMAIENPVRARIADGVAPEDIWALRVYSAAKGWSPALTVSQVYDKRHKQAQVASDLAQEHYALGAMLAALDRETAEAVLAAVLHACPHEPQQLAGASLLDVPAVACVVEALWRVVAQLRGYPQAVLSIAPSGEAPSGDSSAGDCGNRGPIWDAALRELQRRIPYREFVTWLESSALLDLEDHADRAHAVIGVSNIFARDHVVTTYLPVMEETLANVLGKVTDVQVELASPQERPYSVLPSTRAGIGGSMARRRDT; encoded by the coding sequence ATGAACCCAACATTTGATCCACGCATGACGGTCTTCTTTGGCGATGCGGTGCTGCGTGCTGGCTTTTTGCCGACGCCGCATCTTTTCCTGCGCCATTATGTCGAGCTAGGACTTGACTCGACCTTAGCGATGTTTGTACTCCAGCTGATGGAAACCACCTGGGATCTGGGCACGCCGCCGAGGACCAGCCGGGACTTCGCGCAGCGCATGGGCGTGGGAACAAAAGCGATTCAACGCTACACCAGTCGGGTTGAAGCACTGGGTCTCCTGCATGTGATCCCCCAGTTTGATGCCAGCGGCGCGCAGGTTGAGAACCGCTACGATCTCTCACCCTTATTCACGCGCCTGGCGGCGCTGGTGGCGGAGCGCTCCTATCGTCAGGAGCGCCGCGTGCCATTCAGGAAGACGATCGAGGCCCAGCATCAGGCAGCGCAACCAGGAAGTCGCCCTGCTATGAAGAACCGCCGCGCCGCCCGGCGCGTGTCGCCTCCCGTAGACACGCACGGGGGGGAGGGTCAGATTCGTCCGGACCCCAGCGATCAAGCGATCTGGCGCGGCCCGGATCAGGTGATCCCCGGCCCCAGGATCGACCGATCCGGGCTTAAAGAAACGCTAAGAATTTCGAACAAGCAGCAAGAAGCTGCTCTGCATGATGCATTACCGATGGGCGGGAAACCAGATCAGGCAGCCAACCAGAGCCGCCAGCAAGCCGCCTGGTCGATACGCCAGCAGCGGCCTTTGACGTGTGAGGAGATAGCGTGCAGCCACACGGTGCTGACCCGGATGGCGATTGAGAATCCGGTTCGCGCGCGCATCGCTGACGGGGTGGCACCGGAGGATATTTGGGCGCTCCGTGTGTATAGCGCCGCCAAAGGCTGGTCGCCCGCGCTGACTGTGTCCCAGGTGTACGATAAGCGGCACAAGCAGGCTCAGGTTGCATCCGACCTCGCCCAAGAGCACTATGCGCTTGGTGCGATGCTGGCGGCGCTGGATCGTGAAACCGCAGAGGCGGTGCTTGCCGCGGTGCTGCACGCCTGCCCCCATGAGCCGCAGCAGCTAGCGGGAGCATCCCTGCTGGATGTCCCAGCGGTCGCGTGTGTGGTCGAGGCGCTCTGGCGGGTGGTCGCCCAGCTTCGCGGCTATCCGCAGGCGGTGCTGTCGATCGCACCGAGCGGTGAGGCACCGTCAGGTGATTCGTCTGCGGGGGATTGTGGGAACCGTGGTCCGATCTGGGATGCCGCGCTCCGCGAGCTGCAACGGCGCATCCCGTACCGTGAGTTCGTCACGTGGTTGGAGTCATCAGCGCTGCTCGATCTTGAGGATCACGCGGATCGCGCACATGCGGTGATCGGCGTGTCGAATATCTTCGCTCGTGATCATGTAGTCACCACGTACCTGCCCGTGATGGAGGAAACCCTGGCGAACGTGCTTGGAAAAGTGACGGATGTGCAGGTTGAGCTCGCGTCACCGCAGGAGCGACCGTATAGCGTGCTACCGTCCACGCGGGCCGGGATCGGAGGAAGCATGGCGCGTCGGCGAGACACGTAG
- a CDS encoding phage antirepressor N-terminal domain-containing protein: MTDALDRRIIPFYGDELIAVQKSDGTIYVLFARLCENLGLARRSQVLRVQRHAVLAKGLISLTVHTDGGPQEAQCLRLDLLPLWLSGLQASRVKPEIQPKLVRYQEDAALVLWQAFKPQIVVEERGLTQVIDEQVLQQLQQIAEMGRAITHMAEQQIELQQQQQTLTSRMDAAARIIKDVYGMVSTMDVRLDVLESQIQPASFITAQQATEVSNRVKALAELLTSKDAAKNWYQGIFQELYRRFGVSSYKLIHQEQYESVLAFLDDWRQSALTGRALGASSAQPGE, from the coding sequence ATGACCGATGCACTCGACCGGCGGATCATTCCGTTTTACGGAGATGAGCTGATTGCCGTCCAGAAGTCGGATGGAACGATCTACGTTCTCTTTGCGCGGCTGTGTGAGAATCTCGGCCTGGCGCGCCGCTCGCAGGTCTTGCGCGTTCAGCGTCATGCCGTCCTGGCGAAAGGCTTGATCTCCCTGACCGTCCATACTGACGGTGGCCCGCAAGAAGCACAATGCCTGCGGCTCGATCTATTGCCGCTCTGGCTGTCGGGCCTCCAGGCCAGCCGGGTGAAGCCGGAGATCCAGCCGAAGCTTGTTCGCTACCAGGAGGATGCGGCCCTGGTGCTGTGGCAGGCATTCAAGCCCCAGATCGTGGTTGAGGAGCGCGGACTCACGCAGGTCATCGACGAGCAGGTGCTCCAACAGCTCCAGCAGATCGCCGAGATGGGCCGCGCGATTACGCACATGGCTGAGCAACAGATCGAACTACAGCAGCAGCAGCAGACGCTCACGAGCCGCATGGATGCCGCGGCCAGGATCATCAAGGATGTGTACGGCATGGTGAGCACCATGGATGTGCGTCTGGACGTATTAGAGTCGCAGATCCAGCCGGCCTCCTTCATCACTGCCCAGCAGGCCACCGAGGTATCAAACCGTGTCAAGGCGCTTGCGGAGCTGCTCACCAGCAAGGACGCTGCCAAAAACTGGTATCAGGGCATCTTTCAAGAGCTGTATCGCCGCTTCGGCGTCAGCAGCTATAAGCTGATCCATCAGGAGCAGTACGAGTCAGTTCTGGCATTCCTTGATGACTGGCGTCAGTCAGCGCTCACGGGGCGCGCATTGGGCGCGTCGAGCGCGCAGCCGGGCGAATGA